In Heteronotia binoei isolate CCM8104 ecotype False Entrance Well chromosome 4, APGP_CSIRO_Hbin_v1, whole genome shotgun sequence, a genomic segment contains:
- the LPL gene encoding lipoprotein lipase has product MTQCNFNHTSKTFVVIHGWNVIGLFENWVPKLVKALYKREPDSNVIIVDWLDRASQHYTIAASNTEVVGKDVGAFVNWIEEQFDYSLNNVHLLGYSLGAHVAGIAGKLANKKISRITGLDPAGPNFEYANETRRLSPDDAVFVDVLHTYTRGSPDRSIGIQKPVGHIDIYPNGGSFQPGCNLADTLRMIAEKGFQGLQEADQLVKCSHERSIHLFIDSLYEKKPIMAYRCKSKEAFEMGLCLSCRKNRCNNLGYRVNQVRTRRETRMYLKTRERAPYKVFHYQVKIHFFAKENMTKTNQPLLISLYGTDGESKDISITMPEISTNKTFSFLIYTAVDIGDLLIVRLEWEKDSIFNLKDWWNTPEFAIQRVRVKSGETQKKLVFCSRNGISYLRKGQGAAEFVRCLGKNAAKENSW; this is encoded by the exons ATGACACAATGCAACTTCAACCATACAAGTAAAACCTTTGTGGTGATCCATGGATGGAAC GTAATTGGCTTGTTTGAGAACTGGGTTCCCAAGCTAGTGAAGGCGCTGTATAAGAGGGAGCCGGACTCTAATGTCATCATTGTTGACTGGCTAGATCGCGCGAGCCAACATTATACGATAGCAGCTAGTAACACAGAGGTGGTGGGGAAGGATGTTGGCGCATTTGTTAACTGGATAGAG GAGCAGTTTGACTACTCCCTGAACAATGTCCATTTGCTGGGATACAGCCTTGGTGCTCATGTTGCTGGAATTGCTGGAAAACTGGCCAATAAGAAGATTAGCAGAATTACTG gtttggatcctgctggACCTAACTTTGAATATGCCAATGAAACCAGACGCCTTTCCCCAGACGATGCTGTCTTTGTAGATGTCTTACACACTTACACCAGAGGGTCCCCAGACCGCAGCATTGGGATACAGAAGCCTGTTGGGCACATTGACATCTACCCTAATGGAGGTAGCTTCCAACCAGGTTGTAATCTAGCAGATACACTGCGGATGATTGCGGAAAAAGGGTTTCAAGGGCTTCAAG AGGCTGACCAGCTGGTGAAATGCTCTCATGAACGTTCCATCCACCTCTTCATCGATTCCCTCTATGAAAAGAAACCAATTATGGCATACCGCTGCAAGTCCAAAGAAGCATTTGAAATGGGGCTCTGCTTGAGCTGCAGAAAGAATCGCTGCAACAATCTGGGCTATAGAGTCAACCAAGTGAGAACCAGGAGGGAAACCAGAATGTACCTGAAGACACGAGAGAGGGCACCTTATAAAG TCTTTCATTACCAAGTGAAGATCCATTTTTTTGCTAAGGAAAACATGACTAAGACAAACCAGCCCTTACTTATCTCTCTTTATGGCACTgatggggaaagcaaggacattTCAATCACAAT GCCTGAGATCTCCACAAACAAAACTTTTTCCTTTCTAATATACACTGCGGTGGATATTGGAGACCTACTCATTGTCAGGCTGGAATGGGAAAAAGACTCTATTTTTAACCTGAAAGACTGGTGGAACACACCAGAGTTTGCCATCCAGAGGGTCAGAGTCAAGTCTGGAGAAACTCAGAAAAA GTTGGTGTTCTGCTCCCGAAATGGAATTTCTTATCTCAGAAAAGGGCAAGGAGCTGCAGAATTTGTGAGATGCCTTGGGAAAAATGCTGCTAAAGAAAATTCATGGTAA